GAGATCAGGGAGGCCAGGTTCAGCTTGTCGTGGAAGTCATCCTCCACACCCAGAACCTCCTCCCTGCTGGCACCATCCAGCCCCTGCGCCAGGATTCCCGCGAACCCGCGCGTGGTCGGGGCCTGCGGTGGCGCGTCGAACCACATCCTGACCGTCTCGTCCTCACCCACCTCGGTCGCCAGGAAGAACGGGGATTGACACTCCACCACCTGCTCCATCTCACTGGAGTCCATCCCCTCCGGCAGGGGTGGCAGGTCATCGGACATCTCGAGCAGCAACTCGGTGCGCAACTCGTCAGGCGCAGCGGCGAAGTCATCGACGATCTGTTGGAGCTTGGTCGGTAAGGGCATGGTCTCCTCGGCGCTGGTTGAGTTCATCGGTCTCAAAGCCGCGTTCGTACTGTCCGGCGAGCGGGCATGGCTGCCTACAGTGTCCCCACCCAACCCGTGTTTCAAGGAGCCATGATGTCCGTCCCCGCCGACCCTGCGAGCGCACACGCTGACTACGCCAACCCCGAGATGCTGGTCTCCACCGACTGGGTGGCCGACAACCTCGACAACCCCGACGTCGTGATCGTCGAGAGCGACGAAGACGTGCTGCTGTACGACTCCGGCCACATCCCCGGCTCGGTGAAGGTCGACTGGCACACCGACCTGAACGACACCGTCACGCGTGACTACGTCGATGGCGAAGCCTTCGCCGAGCTCATGCAGCGCAAGGGGATCAGCCGTGACACCACCGTCGTCTTCTACGGCGACAAGTCCAATTGGTGGGCCGCGTACGCCCTGTGGGTCTTCTCGTTGTTCGGTCACCCGGATGTCCGGCTGATGAACGGCGGCCGGTCGAAGTGGGAGGCCGAGGGGCGCCCGATGACCCGAGACAAGACCGAGGTCACCCCCGCTGAGTATCCCGTCGTCGCCCGCGACGACGCACCCATCCGGGCCATGCGCGGTGACGTCGAGGCCCACCTCGGCACCGGCCGCCTGGTGGACGTGCGCTCGCCGGAGGAGTACAGCGGCGAGAAGCTGCACATGCCGGACTATCCGCAGGAGGGTGCGATGCGGGGTGGGCACATCCCGGGCGCGAACAGCGTGCCATGGTCCCGGGCGGCGGCGGATGACGGCACCTTCCTCCCGGCCGACCAACTGCGGGCCATCTACGAGGACGAGCAGGGCCTCTCGCCGGACGACGACGTCATCGCGTACTGCCGGATCGGTGAGCGCTCCAGCCACACCTGGTTCGTCCTCACGCACCTGCTGGGCTTCGATGAGGTCCGCAACTACGACGGCTCGTGGACCGAGTGGGGCAACCTGGTCGGCGCCCCGATCGAGAAGTAGGGCTTCGTGGCAGAGGACGTCAGCGCCGACATCGGCCTCGTCGGCCTGGCCGTGATGGGCCAGAACCTCGTGATGAACATGGCCGACCACGGCTTCAGCGTCGCCGTCTACAACCGGACGACGTCGGTCACGACCGAGTTCCTCGAGGGCCCGGTGGCCGAGATGGACGAGGCCGCCGCGCCTATCACGGGCCATGAGACGGTCGAGGGAATGATCCAGGCGCTCTCGACCCCGCGCACGGTCATGCTGATGGTGAAGGCGGGCGGTGTCGTGGATGCGGTCATCGACCAGATCGCCCCGTTGCTCGACGAGGGTGACGTCATCATCGACGGAGGCAACTCCAACTACCAGGACTCGATCCGCCGGACGGCGGACCTGGCGGAGCGGGGTCTTCGCTTCGTCGGAGCTGGGGTGTCCGGCGGCGAGGAGGGCGCTCGACACGGCCCCTCGATCATGCCGGGCGGTCACGCCGACGCCTGGCCGGTGGTCGCAGAGATCCTGCAGGCCATCGCGGCCGACGCGCCAGACGGCCGGCCGTGCTGCGACTGGGTGGGCCCCGACGGAGCCGGCCACTACGTCAAGATGGTCCACAACGGCATCGAGTACGGCGACATGCAGGTCATCGCCGAGGCCTACGACATCATGGGCTCGATGGGCATGACCAACGCCCAGATGGCCGAGGTGTTCCGCGGCTGGGACGACGGGGTCCTGGACAGCTACCTGATCGAGATCACCGCCAAGATCCTGGACTACACCGACCCGGAGACCGACGAGGCCACGATCGACGTCATCCTCGACGCCGCCGGGCAGAAGGGCACCGGCAAGTGGACCGGGATCGCCGCGCTCGACGCCGGTCAGCCGCTGACGCTGGTGACC
The sequence above is a segment of the Euzebya tangerina genome. Coding sequences within it:
- a CDS encoding SufE family protein, translating into MPLPTKLQQIVDDFAAAPDELRTELLLEMSDDLPPLPEGMDSSEMEQVVECQSPFFLATEVGEDETVRMWFDAPPQAPTTRGFAGILAQGLDGASREEVLGVEDDFHDKLNLASLISPLRMNGMSAILARLKRQVREAG
- a CDS encoding sulfurtransferase, which produces MSVPADPASAHADYANPEMLVSTDWVADNLDNPDVVIVESDEDVLLYDSGHIPGSVKVDWHTDLNDTVTRDYVDGEAFAELMQRKGISRDTTVVFYGDKSNWWAAYALWVFSLFGHPDVRLMNGGRSKWEAEGRPMTRDKTEVTPAEYPVVARDDAPIRAMRGDVEAHLGTGRLVDVRSPEEYSGEKLHMPDYPQEGAMRGGHIPGANSVPWSRAAADDGTFLPADQLRAIYEDEQGLSPDDDVIAYCRIGERSSHTWFVLTHLLGFDEVRNYDGSWTEWGNLVGAPIEK
- the gnd gene encoding decarboxylating NADP(+)-dependent phosphogluconate dehydrogenase, yielding MAEDVSADIGLVGLAVMGQNLVMNMADHGFSVAVYNRTTSVTTEFLEGPVAEMDEAAAPITGHETVEGMIQALSTPRTVMLMVKAGGVVDAVIDQIAPLLDEGDVIIDGGNSNYQDSIRRTADLAERGLRFVGAGVSGGEEGARHGPSIMPGGHADAWPVVAEILQAIAADAPDGRPCCDWVGPDGAGHYVKMVHNGIEYGDMQVIAEAYDIMGSMGMTNAQMAEVFRGWDDGVLDSYLIEITAKILDYTDPETDEATIDVILDAAGQKGTGKWTGIAALDAGQPLTLVTEAVFARVVSALVDRRQAAADVLAGPQRDLAPGAVALDDLRDALYASKITSYAQGFMLLASASQEHEWDLDLGRIASLWREGCIIRAAFLDDITAAFKEDPDLDNLLTAPFFTHAVNGAEPAWRRVVTAAISAGIPTPAYSSALAFYDGIRSARTPANMIQALRDYFGAHTYERVDELRGEFFHTNWTGEGGAVTSGSYTT